A window from Listeria seeligeri serovar 1/2b str. SLCC3954 encodes these proteins:
- the map gene encoding type I methionyl aminopeptidase, translated as MITLKSKREIAEMKEAGRILANTHKEIKKIIKPGITTWDLEVFTDEYLRKNGATPEQKGFEGYEYAICASVNDEICHGFPRKQKLNEGDIVTVDMVVNYHGALADSAWTYAVGEVPDDVKHLMDVAHKALYLGIEQAQVGARIGDIGHAIQTYVEGENLSVVREFIGHGVGPTLHEKPDVPHFGIAGKGPRLKEGMVITVEPMVNMGAWKAKMDDNGWTARTVDGSLSAQYEHTFAITKEGPEILTYQGEND; from the coding sequence ATGATTACACTCAAATCAAAACGTGAAATAGCTGAAATGAAAGAAGCAGGGAGAATTTTAGCAAATACACATAAAGAAATTAAAAAAATCATTAAACCTGGCATAACTACTTGGGATTTAGAGGTTTTTACAGATGAATATTTACGTAAAAATGGCGCTACTCCTGAGCAAAAAGGTTTTGAAGGATATGAGTATGCAATTTGTGCAAGTGTTAATGACGAAATCTGTCATGGCTTTCCGCGCAAACAAAAACTAAATGAAGGCGATATCGTGACGGTAGATATGGTCGTAAATTATCATGGTGCACTAGCTGATTCTGCTTGGACATATGCAGTCGGCGAAGTTCCAGACGATGTAAAACATTTAATGGATGTGGCACATAAAGCACTTTATTTAGGAATTGAACAAGCTCAAGTTGGTGCAAGAATTGGTGATATCGGTCATGCAATTCAAACTTATGTAGAAGGTGAAAATCTTTCTGTAGTTCGTGAATTTATCGGTCACGGTGTTGGACCAACTTTACATGAAAAACCAGATGTACCACACTTTGGAATTGCTGGAAAAGGACCACGCTTAAAAGAAGGTATGGTTATTACAGTGGAACCAATGGTGAATATGGGCGCTTGGAAGGCAAAAATGGACGACAATGGTTGGACTGCAAGAACAGTGGACGGCTCACTTTCTGCTCAATATGAACACACATTTGCTATTACTAAAGAAGGCCCAGAAATTTTAACGTACCAAGGCGAAAACGATTAA
- a CDS encoding flavodoxin produces MTKVMIVYASMTGNTQEIADILGEELEKYDIEVEIEECISVDPEDLLEYDGALIGGYTYDDGQLPDEFVDFYEDMADVDFSGKVCASFGSGDTFYDEYCLTVDLIETRLKEQGATVPVAGLKVDLDPDEEDVVRAESYAKTFVDVLKG; encoded by the coding sequence ATGACAAAAGTAATGATCGTTTATGCCAGCATGACTGGTAACACACAAGAAATTGCCGATATTCTAGGAGAAGAATTAGAAAAATACGATATTGAAGTTGAAATTGAAGAATGTATCTCGGTTGATCCGGAAGACTTACTGGAATATGATGGCGCGCTAATCGGCGGCTATACTTATGATGATGGTCAACTTCCCGATGAATTTGTTGATTTTTATGAAGATATGGCGGATGTTGATTTTAGTGGCAAAGTTTGCGCTTCTTTCGGCTCTGGTGATACTTTTTATGATGAATATTGTTTAACTGTTGATTTAATTGAAACTCGTCTAAAAGAACAAGGTGCTACAGTTCCTGTTGCCGGCCTAAAAGTCGACCTTGATCCTGACGAAGAAGATGTTGTTCGTGCCGAAAGTTACGCAAAAACATTTGTTGATGTACTAAAAGGATAA
- a CDS encoding aminopeptidase, whose translation MTVLSEKLEKYAELIVKVGVNVQPEQKVVIMAPVDAAPLVRLISKYAFEVGAEDVIMDWRDEVLGALRYKNAPMRVFESAPLHRVAEKTELAKEGACFISITSDDPDILNGVDSNKISTFQKTMGAAMSEFRELMQANVVSWTVVAAASQGWAAKVFPDLTPEEQMATLWEAIFETTRINTENPVETWKNHDRTLAAKADSLNEKQFTSLHYTAPGTDLTIGLPKNHLWVGAGSKNKKGHEFMANMPTEEVFCCADKLKVEGYVSSTKPLSYAGNIIDDFKITFEKGRIVEVEAASGEEILKDLIATDEGSHYLGEVALVPDPSPISQSGILFYNTLFDENASNHLAIGSAYAFNVKGGEEMSREELEAAGVNNSLTHVDFMIGSSKMDIDGVTESGEVVPVFRNGDWAF comes from the coding sequence ATGACAGTACTTAGTGAAAAGTTAGAAAAGTATGCAGAATTGATTGTAAAGGTTGGTGTAAACGTTCAACCTGAACAGAAAGTAGTAATTATGGCTCCAGTTGACGCTGCCCCACTTGTTCGACTTATTTCAAAATATGCTTTTGAAGTTGGCGCAGAAGATGTCATTATGGATTGGCGCGACGAAGTATTAGGTGCTTTACGTTATAAAAATGCTCCAATGCGCGTTTTTGAAAGCGCACCGCTTCACCGTGTTGCTGAAAAAACAGAACTTGCCAAAGAAGGCGCTTGTTTTATTTCCATCACTTCAGATGATCCAGATATCCTTAATGGTGTAGATAGCAATAAAATTTCCACCTTCCAAAAAACAATGGGCGCGGCAATGAGTGAATTCCGCGAGTTAATGCAAGCTAATGTTGTAAGCTGGACAGTTGTCGCAGCTGCTTCACAAGGTTGGGCAGCAAAAGTTTTCCCGGATTTAACTCCAGAAGAACAAATGGCGACACTTTGGGAAGCAATTTTTGAAACTACTCGGATTAATACAGAAAACCCGGTAGAAACTTGGAAAAATCACGACAGAACACTAGCTGCTAAAGCGGACAGTTTAAATGAAAAACAATTTACTTCTTTACATTATACAGCTCCTGGAACCGATCTTACCATTGGTCTTCCGAAAAACCATCTTTGGGTTGGCGCTGGTAGTAAGAATAAAAAAGGACATGAATTCATGGCCAACATGCCGACAGAAGAAGTATTCTGTTGCGCGGACAAACTAAAAGTGGAAGGCTATGTTTCTAGCACAAAACCACTTAGTTATGCAGGAAATATTATTGATGACTTCAAAATCACTTTCGAAAAAGGTCGTATTGTGGAAGTAGAAGCTGCGTCTGGTGAAGAAATTTTAAAAGATTTAATTGCTACAGATGAAGGTTCACATTATTTAGGAGAAGTAGCATTAGTTCCAGATCCTTCCCCTATCTCCCAATCCGGCATTTTATTCTACAACACCCTATTTGATGAAAATGCATCGAACCACTTAGCAATCGGTAGTGCATATGCATTTAATGTAAAAGGTGGCGAAGAAATGTCTCGGGAAGAATTAGAAGCAGCCGGTGTTAACAATAGCTTAACACACGTGGACTTCATGATTGGTTCTTCTAAAATGGACATTGATGGTGTAACCGAATCTGGTGAAGTTGTTCCTGTTTTCCGTAATGGTGACTGGGCGTTCTAA